In the genome of Nycticebus coucang isolate mNycCou1 chromosome 12, mNycCou1.pri, whole genome shotgun sequence, one region contains:
- the HAGHL gene encoding hydroxyacylglutathione hydrolase-like protein, which translates to MKVKVIPVLEDNYMYLIIDERTREAVVVDVAVPKRLLKIVGREGVSLTTHHHRDQVRGNAELAGLWPGLAVMGTDERICALTHRLVHEEELQFGAIHLRCLLMPGHTSSHLSYFLWEEECLDPPALFSGDTLLVAGCGWCLQGTTLQMYQSLAETLGTLLPETVEGPAPALRAVHSAPVLHLRCKMTEQLRWTGPGAGARASVGAFPHPCLGCTAHTLSTCLLQKALSTH; encoded by the exons ATGAAGGTCAAAGTCATCCCGGTGCTTGAGGACAACTACATGTACCTGATCATCGACGAACGCACACGGGAGGCAGTGGTAGTGGATGTGGCTGTACCCAAGAGG CTGCTAAAGATCGTGGGTCGGGAAGGGGTGTCTCTGACCACCCACCACCACAG GGACCAAGTGCGGGGAAACGCAGAGCTGGCGGGGCTGTGGCCCGGTCTGGCGGTGATGGGCACCGATGAGCGCATCTGTGCACTGACACACAGGCTGGTGCATGAGGAGGAGCTGCAG TTTGGGGCCATCCACTTGCGCTGCCTCCTGATGCCTGGTCATACCTCCAGCCACTTGAGCTACTTCCTGTGGGAGGAAGAATGCCTGGACCCACCTGCCCTTTTCTCAG GGGACACATTGTTGGTGGCtggctgtggctggtgcctgcagGGCACCACTCTGCAGATGTACCAGAGCCTGGCTGAGACCCTGGGCACCCTGCTCCCTGAGACGGTTGAGGGTCCAGCTCCTGCTCTGCGCGCAGTACACTCTGCACCTGTCCTGCACTTAAGGTGCAAGATGACTGAACAGTTAAGGTGGACTGGGCCAGGGGCAGGGGCCAGAGCCAGTGTGGGTGCCTTCCCACATCCCTGCCTCGGCTGTACTGCACATACACTGAGCACTTGCCTCCTCCAGAAGGCATTGAGCACACACTGA